The segment TTGACGGGCAGCACGTAGGCCCCGCGGACGCTGTCCGGGAAGACCGACGTCGTCCAGGTGCTGCCGCCGATCGTGACGCGCACCCGCACCGAGCCGAAGCCGCGCCGCGGGCCGGTCGCCGCCGCGCGGTCGCGGATCTCGTCGGACGCGTCGACGGGCAGGGTGACGAAGGTCCAACTGTCGTCTCGCCGGGCGTCCCAGATCCACAGCTCGGCGTCGAATTCCACCAGCACGCCTGCCACCATCACACACGGGTCCGACACTCGCGCAGAGCGACCGGAAGGTCGCGTGCCGTTATAGGTGGGCTGCTGGCCTTTGATCGAATCATTCTTTCATGTCATTCACGTTGTCCCGTGCCTCGGCGGGACGTATCCCGAATGTACGGACGGTTGTGCCTCCCTGCCGGGACACGGCGCAAACCAGAATTGATGTCGCCGATCCGAATAAAGATCCACCGGCCCCCGATGAAAAGGACAAATGAGATGACCTCAACACGACCAGGCAACGGTTC is part of the Phytohabitans houttuyneae genome and harbors:
- a CDS encoding DUF1905 domain-containing protein — translated: MLVEFDAELWIWDARRDDSWTFVTLPVDASDEIRDRAAATGPRRGFGSVRVRVTIGGSTWTTSVFPDSVRGAYVLPVKRAVRKAESLGEGDTATVAVEVLD